From the genome of Spinacia oleracea cultivar Varoflay chromosome 2, BTI_SOV_V1, whole genome shotgun sequence, one region includes:
- the LOC130467465 gene encoding uncharacterized protein, translating into MASDQEEDEFLGFSDDEGDGTNSDSDYDDDEATQNAESEVNAHQIGDFEQNQQLPDLNEVGQEYAQECEVGPQHTSGISDNHSVPFLFDLNMPTQQEFPPSPIHQTETEQNHHKPRTPRINNELRLEILLFLLLRKEKHSDELIHGTNRQAVIKFGYTRKTIRLIWQRALAHKAAMDSYFYDSKYHNCGRKRIQVTYEFIASIAMGDRTTIIDLARMLNLSPTTVWRMVKRKQIKPHSSPLNSGISEECKMARMKWVLGLLMDYSIPNDPTYYSMYDFIQIDEKWFYLTQKSQRVYLANNEPFPHRKGKSRTKIPKFMFMAAVARPRWGQDGQCEWDGKLGIFPFTDAVAAKRTSKNRVKGTIETKPIKSVNQIATRAMLINYLIPAIKEKWPPHEGKRVIYIIQDNAKAHILQNDQE; encoded by the coding sequence atggcttcagatcaagaggaGGACGAGTTCCTCGGTTTTTCCGATGATGAAGGAGACGGCACGAACTCTGATTCagattatgatgatgatgaggcaaCCCAAAATGCTGAAAGTGAAGTAAATGCTCATCAAATAGGGGACTTTGAGCAAAATCAACAATTGCCAGATCTGAATGAAGTGGGACAAGAATATGCACAAGAATGTGAAGTGGGACCACAGCATACATCAGGTATATCAGATAACCACTCAGttccatttttgtttgatttgaacatgCCAACACAACAAGAGTTCCCACCATCTCCAATTCATCAAACAGAAACAGAGCAAAATCATCATAAGCCTAGAACCCCAAGGATTAACAACGAATTAAGGTTGGAAATCTTGTTGTTCCTTCTCTTAAGAAAAGAAAAGCATTCAGATGAACTCATTCATGGGACAAATAGGCAGGCTGTTATAAAGTTTGGTTACACAAGGAAGACAATTAGACTAATATGGCAGAGAGCATTGGCACATAAGGCAGCCATGGATTCGTATTTCTATGATAGCAAATATCACAACTGTGGGAGGAAGAGAATTCAAGTAACATATGAGTTTATAGCCTCCATAGCCATGGGGGATAGAACAACCATTATTGATCTAGCAAGGATGCTCAATTTGAGTCCCACAACAGTTTGGAGAATGGTGAAAAGAAAACAGATAAAACCACATTCAAGTCCATTGAATTCAGGCATTTCAGAAGAATGCAAGATGGCAAGGATGAAGTGGGTACTTGGTCTCTTAATGGACTACTCAATACCAAATGATCCCACATATTACAGCATGTATGATTTCATTCAGATCGATGAGAAATGGTTCTATCTTACACAAAAAAGTCAAAGAGTTTATTTAGCAAACAATGAACCATTTCCACACAGGAAGGGAAAATCAAGAACTAAGATTCCAAAGTTCATGTTTATGGCAGCAGTAGCAAGGCCAAGGTGGGGACAAGATGGGCAGTGTGAGTGGGATGGGAAACTTGGTATATTTCCATTCACAGATGCAGTGGCAGCAAAGAGAACATCCAAAAACAGAGTCAAGGGGACAATTGAGACTAAACCAATCAAGTCAGTGAATCAGATTGCAACTAGGGCCATGCTAATCAACTACCTAATCCCAGCAATTAAAGAGAAATGGCCACCACATGAGGGGAAAAGGGTGATATACATCATTCAAGACAATGCAAAGgcacacattttgcaaaatgatCAAGAATGA